From Nitrospirota bacterium, a single genomic window includes:
- a CDS encoding 4a-hydroxytetrahydrobiopterin dehydratase, which yields MGLADNACIPCRGGVPPLPRDKVDALLKELEPGWTATHESTRIERAFQFKEFADALAFANRVGEIAEREGHHPDLHIGWGRCRIEIWTHKINGLTESDFYLAAKADRAYHG from the coding sequence ATGGGACTCGCAGACAATGCGTGTATCCCCTGCCGCGGCGGCGTACCGCCGCTCCCGCGCGACAAGGTCGACGCGTTATTGAAAGAACTGGAACCCGGCTGGACCGCGACGCACGAGAGCACGCGGATCGAACGCGCGTTTCAATTCAAAGAATTCGCCGACGCCCTGGCTTTCGCCAACCGCGTGGGTGAGATCGCGGAACGCGAAGGCCATCACCCTGATCTCCACATCGGCTGGGGCCGCTGCCGCATCGAGATCTGGACCCACAAAATTAACGGGTTGACCGAGAGTGATTTCTATCTAGCTGCGAAGGCCGACCGCGCCTACCACGGCTAA
- a CDS encoding squalene/phytoene synthase family protein translates to MTVADVVKPPSHASNFRYAFLVLSRPQRRALQSVYAFCRAVDDAVDHADSVDTARAGLLTWRRELDRIYQGTPETPVGMLLAPVVNAYHLPREHFDELLLGVAMDIGRPRYQTFTELSRYTYRVASTVGLLCLPIFGVDGEAAQRYAIERGLSLQLTNIIRDVKADAALGRIYLPLEDLAAFEYSEDDLLACRHTPAFERLMAFQCRRARDAHERARMLLPDPRRLLVPEIMGRTYEALLDRIEASGYRLFDKPVRLNTSTKAAIALTSWVGVRLARPASSRERRI, encoded by the coding sequence ATGACCGTCGCGGACGTCGTCAAGCCGCCGTCGCACGCCAGCAATTTCCGCTACGCGTTTCTGGTGCTCTCGCGGCCGCAACGGCGCGCCCTCCAGTCGGTGTACGCGTTCTGCCGCGCGGTGGACGATGCGGTGGACCACGCGGACTCGGTGGATACCGCGCGCGCCGGCCTGCTCACCTGGCGCCGCGAGCTGGATCGCATTTATCAGGGCACGCCCGAGACCCCGGTGGGTATGCTGCTGGCGCCGGTTGTGAACGCGTACCACCTCCCCCGCGAGCACTTCGACGAGTTGCTGCTGGGCGTGGCCATGGACATCGGCCGACCCCGGTATCAGACGTTTACTGAATTGTCCCGTTACACCTACCGCGTGGCATCAACCGTGGGGCTCCTGTGCCTGCCAATCTTCGGCGTTGACGGCGAGGCCGCGCAACGCTACGCGATCGAGCGGGGCCTGTCCTTGCAGCTCACCAACATCATCAGGGACGTCAAAGCCGACGCGGCCCTGGGCCGGATTTACCTGCCCCTGGAAGACCTCGCGGCGTTCGAGTATTCCGAAGACGACCTGTTGGCGTGCCGACACACGCCCGCGTTCGAGCGCTTGATGGCATTCCAATGCCGACGCGCGCGCGACGCGCACGAGCGCGCCCGGATGCTCCTGCCCGACCCGCGCCGCCTGCTGGTGCCGGAAATCATGGGACGAACCTATGAAGCGCTATTGGACCGGATCGAGGCGTCGGGCTACCGGTTGTTCGACAAGCCGGTGCGACTCAACACCTCAACCAAAGCCGCGATCGCGTTGACGAGTTGGGTGGGCGTCCGCTTGGCTCGCCCGGCATCGTCACGGGAAAGGAGGATCTGA